The sequence below is a genomic window from Harmonia axyridis chromosome 1, icHarAxyr1.1, whole genome shotgun sequence.
GTTTGGTTCAACGACGCCTTGTCGAGTTTCAAGTTTTCCAGATTTAGGATCAGTAATAGCTAAAGTTTCTTCAATAGGATCCAAAACTCCATATTTCgtgaatattttattacgatCAGGATCGTATAAACCAGGTGAACTATAAGGTATTGCATTTTTAGAATCAATAATATTCTTTTTGTTGTCAGATTTGCCAACAAAGCTAGTGATTTGTATTTCTGGATCAATTTCTGGACCCACTTGAATAACTTGTACCAAATTAGGATCTGTTTTGCCAGTTTTGGGATTAACTATATCTGAAATGATAATGTTGTCGTCTTTGTCAACAACAACTGGCTTTTCTGTGATTTTTCCAGTTTTGGGATCTCTagtgaaaattttcatcaatacTAAATTGATAGTTCCttgttttgtgaatatttcaccTGTTTCTGGATTGATTTTACCATTGGTAATTTCTTGTCGGCCGTTATCGATATCTAAAGCACCCGTTTTAGAATCTCTTGCAGTAGTAACAGTATTAACTATAATTGCTGGGAATTGAGGATCTACAACATTTATAACTTGGGACAGGTTTGAATCAATTTTCCCTGTCTTTGGATCAATAACACAGTCAGGAACATAAATTTGTCCAGTATTTTCATCGAATTTTATGGATCCCACTATTGGTTTTCCAGATTTGTCCTTTTGTATAATTTTGCCATTGATTGTATctaattttccaaatttcgattcaATTATACCTGTTACAGGATCCACAGTTGCAGTAAGTTTTTCTACTGTTGTTGATTCTGGATCTACAGCTCCTGTTTTCGGATCTTTTCGGTTTGTAATAACCAAGATTTTCACCAAACGCTTTTTCGGAATTGGATGAGAAGGTAGAGCTCCCTTAACAGATTTCTTTGATTCTGTTGGTCTATTTCCAACTATTGTCAATATTTGACAAAGGTTATTATCTTTTTTACCGGTTTTTGGATCTATGACGGATCCATTCAAAACTAGAATTTGACCAGTTGTGGGGATGATTACTCCTTGTAAGGTTTCATCTTTTCCAGAAGTAGGATCGGTTACTACTAATGTACCTTTCTGAGGATCTAATACTCCATATTTTGAGCTTATTTCTCCGGTCGAATGCAAGGTACCTGCAGACTGATCAACAAATGCGTTTTCCATATCTAATTGACCTGTTTTAGGGTCTTTTTTAGCAGAAATCACTAACAATTTGATCACTTGATTTTTAATGTCAGGGGTAGTAGTTCTATTAGCTGCCGTTGGTGAAGAAAACTCAACTGCACCGGGAATTTGGGAACTATAAGGTTTCGCAGTATCCACTTCTACTTTAAGAGATCTTGCAAGATTATTATCAGGTTTTCCTGTTTTAGAATTGTTGATGCCTTTGAATAGTAATTCTCCTGAAGCCAAATCTCTAGAACCTTGTTTTATATCGATTTTTCCTGTTTTAGGATCTACATGAGTCAGAGTTTCATTTAATGGATCATAAATTCCGTACTTAGTATAGACTTTATTATTATCTGGATCATAAAGTCCTAAGGTTTGTTCAACTGGTCCTACACTCTTAGGATCCAGAccttttttgtcaatttttccaacTATAGACGTAACTTTGACTTGAGGTTCAATTTCAGAACCAACCTGTAAAATCTGACTTAAATTATTATCCTTCTGTTGTGTGATTGGACTTATAACTCCAGAAAGAACAATAATATTGTCTTGAGCATCAAACTGAATTGGTACCGCTTCGGCTTTTCCCGTTTTAGGGTCAGTTATTGTGATGTTCTTTTTTTTAGTATCAATaaagccatatttagtgataatcTGTCCCATGTTAGCATCAGCTTTTCCATTAGTTGTTTCCTTATGAGCTTTAGTAATATCCACTTGTCCTGTTTGTGGATTTCTTTGTGCCGTTACTGCAGTAATGGGCAAAATTGTATCATTATTATCAccgaattttattatttgaccTAAAGtattatcaattttatttgttCTAGGATCTAAAATATCATCCCGTACAATGACTTGTCCTAGTACAGTatcaacttcaatattttttactgtAGTTTTTCCTGTTTTAGGATCCTTTAGGGTGACAGTTTTGTTTATTAGATCGATGTCACGATATTTGGTTTCTATATGACCAGTTACAGGATCTCCTATAGCCTCCAGGTGTTCAACAAAACCATTTTCAGCTGCAACTCTACCTGAGGGATCCTTCTTAGCAGTAATGACAATAAGTTTAACCAATCTTTTTTTCGGGATAATAGCTAAAGGACTTTTTGGAGGAGGTTCTTGATGTTGTGATGCAATAGAAATAATTTGCCCCAAACTTGAATCCTTTTTGTTAGTTTGTGGATCGATAACTCCTCCTGATGTTATGATAATTTGCTTAGTAGCAGGATCAATATGACCCTGGATGACTTCTTTCTGGCCATTCACTGGATCACTAACAATAATTGTGCCATTAGAAGGATCTATGAGACCATACTTTGATTCAATcaattttgtttgaatgttttgatTAGCTGGACAAATATCAACTGTAGCGGTTTCTAAATCTATTCTTCCAGTTTTTTGGTTCTTTTTGCCAGTGATAACAAATAATTTAACAGGTTTTGTGGCTTTTGTGTCAGTTGGAGGAATTGCAGTAGTAATTGAGGTCTTTTGGCCAGGTGGTTCCAAATGAAGATAGCGTTCACCTTCAAGGAAAGCATTTGAATCTGCTTTGGGATCTTTCAAGTATTTATGTTTTCTTGGATCATCAGCAGAACGTAAGCCAGAATTCAACTTATTTTCTTCTCCTGGGGCATAATTGAAAGCCAGACCAGTGGCACGTTTTGTGGATGGAGATTGTTGAAGATTCTCCGGCTCCATATCACTAGAAGATGGTTTTTCATAAGAGAATCCTTTGGTGAATGGTTTTCTTGGGCTGCCTGGTTCTTCGGCTGTCACATAGTCATATTGTTTCGTATATGCTGGTAGTTGTGGTGATCCTACAGGAGGCCCACCAGATTTTTCTTTATCAGGGCTTTCTTTGACTTTTTGTGCCAACTGTTCTTTCTCCTTCTTGTCTTTAGGCGATTTTTCACGTTTGGAACCGAAGAGGAAACCAGGACTCTAATAATAAGCAAAAAATACATGCAAAATTAATTCAtgcttttttcaaaatatctactaaaaattttcaaaaaattcaactatATCTAACTGTATATTCAAAAAGAGGATTCattctaaaaataatttcaatttctaacatccaaatatataaaagtaatAAATAATCTTGTACAATTATAATTTAAATACAAATAATTCCATACAAGCTAACAACTACATTTGAGAACTCACCTTTGATTTAGCATCTTGCGActtgtcactttcatttgtTGAATTGAGGTCATGTGTTCCATTTTCAAGTGCATTCTCATCGATATTTTCTTTCTCATCTTTTTTCTTCCCAAAAAGACCACCTGCTGGGAGCACAGCTACTCCTCCAATTGGTTTCTAAGAAATAGAATTGTCTCAATGACTTTGACATAAATATATCATGATATATATCTAAGCATTTACTGATACTTAAGCAAAGAAAATGtacgaatattgaaaatatcacacGTCAAACAGAATGCAGAAGCTTAAATTACATAATTTACATTTTTAAGCAATTATATAAcgaaatattaatgaaaatttcagaacacAACATGTATTTCTAGAAGTTGTATaagtttttcaaataatcataaaatataaCCAGACCATGAGAACCGTATCCATAATATATAATCTACCGCTTATACAGACCAAACCGTTCAATGATTCAAAGCACTATTCTTTGATATTTGGTTATAATCTGGAAATTCTGCCAGATATGTATGAAATATGATTATGTGCAATTATTTCTACTTCCTTTCGAAAGATTAGTTTTTCAAATGCTTAAAATTTGTACTGTATGGAAAATTACTGAACTCCTCTAATTCAAcacaaatatgaaaataaatgagtggTCTATATCAATGATAGATTCTTTTTGATTTAAGCTCAGCTTAATGGAATTGTTTAGCAAAATATAAACCTCATCTTCTTCTTGTTCAGCTTCATAATCTCCTTCAATGGAACTTGCAGAACTCACACTGGTTGATCCTTTATTAACAATCCTTGTCAGCTGAttaatgaggaaaaattaaggaTTCGCCAAAACTCATCAAAATTATGTAATAATATAAATCAATCCTTTCAGTGAAAATATTAATCTTATCAAATTCATGcaaaatataaactttcttaCCTTATCCTTTTCTTTTTTATCCTTTTGCGATTTCACTCTTGATGGACTTGTGTCTATGTCAGGTATATGTTCTGGGGCACTAGACATTGTGTGTCGTTTATTAGCTTCATTATATTCATCTTCTGCTTTAGATCCTCCAAGAGCTGAGTGAAATATAAGTATTCAATTGTAAAAATCATAAGCAAAACTATTCAAGAAAACTTACGGTCCATACTTCGAGATGTGAGTCTTTTGCCTGTTAGTGATCTTGAAAATTCTGGTGCTGGCCGTTCGATAGGAGTTTTTTTCGTCTCATAATGAGTTCGGCCTGAATACCTGAACTTGGATCCAAGTTTGGGGAATAATGaagatttttgagaaatttcaggAGACATCAATCTTGAAAAAACAACCAATGTTAGTAACAATAAATATGTTGGAAATCATGTCATTTATGAAAGTGTTCATAAAATCAACTGAATGAGAATTAAATAGGTACCTATTTGATacaaaattcagataaaaaaaattttgtggttgagtttacaaatttcaatttatgtgaaaatatcaatacatcattcacaaaaaaaaaaaatttattgtttcATAAAATTGCCCATATAATCTGGGTAATATATAATTTTACCTAAAGAAAGTATGATGTTCAACACATGTTTGCCAAAGTTTTTTTGCAGCTCTATGATTAGCCAATTTGAAGCCTATTGTCGATTCAAATTGTTCAAATTCACCAGGAcgtatttttatataaaaattgtgTCGTTTGTAgctaatttttaatatttttggccAAGCAAATCTATTTATCCTCAAACGATCTCTGTAAACTAATAAACCTGAAGCGCAGACACctgaaaatggaaattcaataaataaattgataatatagaattaatttttgaaggattacCTAGCATAATGTCTACACCTTCAGAATCTTTAGCTGGATGTAAATCTACACCATACATGGCCAGTTTTTTAGCATTTTCTAGATAATGAAGTTCAGCTTCTGCAGGTGATTGACCTCTGTAACAGATTAATATTTGAACACTCAAAAACtcgatatatgtatattaaaacATTCAGTCCATTGAATATCAATGACAAATACAAATACACACATTGAAGTTGAAATTATTGAGTTACTCACTTGTGAGTTTTGTGTAACTCCATTACTTTTTCTTCTAGATCTGGTGTTTGATTTGGAGCAAACTGGAAGTCCTTGAGATAGTAACGACCCATATTATCAGGATCGTAATCACCTAATTCTGACTGCACCAAATAAGATCCCAACAGGGCATGGGTAACAAAAGAGCAAGGCAAGCGGTTTTTCAAGATGTCGTTTCGAATTTGAAGACACAAATGGTATCGAGTGATATCTTCCTGCAATTGAGCAGGATCAGGCGGATAGAATTTTACTTCGAAGTTGAATTTCCATGGTTCacctgaaaaacaaaaacaattgaaaacaaaataaaaaatgattcaaagaaattataaatttcaCACCAAACTTAATACATATGTCATTGTCCCTCTAAAGAATGGAAAAATGAGGCACATTTGCTTCAAAATGTTCTCAAGCTAGGTTTTCCGCTCTGTTTTGCTTTCATATTTACCAAATGTGATATCTTGGAATGTGTAACGATAATATTAAACTTCCTTCTTCTTAAGGTGTCTTCTTCATTACTGAAGGTTGGCGACAATTTCAGCAAACTCCTTCCTGCTCAAAACTGTTTTCAATACGGTGTGTGACAAACCCAGTCCAATCTTTAATATTCTCAAGCTACAAACATTTTCGTTTTCTGGGACCTTTTCGGCCCTCTATCTTTGTCTCAAAAGTTTGTATTCCCCCTCTGTTATATGTTCCAGATAACTCTTTTTTTGCAGCTTTACCCATTGTAATAGTTCTCTATCTGTCCCCCATAATCCTGATAAAATTCTCATTTGCGATCTGTCTTATCCAAGATATATTTGAAAGTCTGCGGAAAACCAACATTTCAAATGCCCCCAGTCGCTGCATTATTCTTTTTTCCATTGTCCAAGATCCTGCTCCATACAAAACTATAGAATATAACGTTCTCACAACACTTTCAATgtgtttgaatttcaatttgaaaattttttgaattagctGTTCAATTACAACAATATTGTTTCAGATATTCATTCGAAGGTTTATGTACAGTTGTAGAAGTTACTCATAAGGTTTTTTGAATTTAtagttttcattaaaaattcgtaATTCAGTTCTTGCTGATAATTTCAGCTAGATAAATTAGATCTGCTCTACTCTACACTTCTGCAATAGTTGAGAAATGAACTCAAACAACAGTTGGAGTTGTGAGAATTAGCTTATTCATAAGTTTTAAAAGAATTTCAAGAACATTAAGtatgaaaatgtttttgaatgAGTTATCAGGCTAGTACTTACTTTTGAGAAATTTAGATATACGTTTCTCTAAATCCAACCAATTTCTATCGTCATGTCTATCAGCATATATCAGTCCAAAGTAATCCTTTTCTATAAGGTTGATATTTTCACACACCAATTCTAAAAGTTCTCTTCCTTTTGctcttttctgaaaaaaaaattattattatattttaccaACGCTTCAGTTGTGGTAACTTACGTCAATTGTAACATTGAGTGTATTTCCATCCAGAAGAAGGATTTGAGCTACTGTTGAATCAGTGCTTCGACTCAGTGTTGAGGATTTACTTTTTGCGGGAGAAGAATCGTTCGTAACAGTCATTTTTTCTTCGGGCATATTTTAATCTgcgaaaaaagaaatttaatCAAACCAATTTGATATGTGACTTTCATGGTGTGCAAAAATAGAAATTAAACATATTCTTCAGTTTCAAATATATTGTTTAAAATTTTGCAGCTTACTTGAAAAAGTATCTATAGAAAATAGGACGAAAGGCAAGAGAACATTATACCAGCACGCCTCTTGGTGTATAAGAAACAGAATGATACAAGACTAGTCTCAATGCTTCATTGTTATTACTGCGGAAACTGAACAAGCAAATTGCCACAACGTAAGCTTTTGAGTTCACATAATTAAGTTAAGTGAAGATACATTCGAATTTAATTTCCGATGCGCTTATCgttttcatcaatttcttgAGCAAGTCTAAATTCAATTTGGCCAACTAAGAGCGAAGTTGAAGGCATGGTATAATGTCGGAGATAGGTGCACATTAATTGATTCCACATCAATTTCACAGAGGGTAaacaatatgaaatgaaatttatacaaGGTTTgcaggtatacagggtgtcccaaaaagaTCACGTCGAACGAAAACGGAATGTGCTCTACTacaattttcgagatatttgatgttttgtgaaaatgttgaattttttcattttatctcaAGCTATAGGTACAATTACATACTTTTCGAATCTGTTTTTGCCGTgaattgttgaattattgctTTAATTTATGAACTGAAAAATAGCACAAAATATTATTCGATCTGAGGTGGTGTAAAAAAGCACTGGACCTTTTCCCTTTGTTCCGCTTCTGTGTGACCTTATTATAATTCCTACTTTAATCAGCTTCGATTTGGTCTGAAAGGTGGGAATAAATTTCACCCCCAAGTTTGACACTTTTCTTAATAACTATTAACAAAATTGCACTTCTCTCataactttttccaaaattatctCTACTGCTGAAACTCTTAGAGCAATACAATACTTGTCCCACTTCTTAGTGACGTTGAGTTTTTGATTATCATGTATTGTTGTGCACTAGGAGGAGTGACATTGAATTAAGAATATTATCTAAGAGTTATCCGGCTAATTAATCGAACAAACAGATTATTGGGAAAAAACCTATTTTGCATCACGATAGCGttccatattttatttaatttgaacttgtacttattgtattttgaataaacgcatttattattattatattacaaaACTGTGATTGTGAACGACTGTCGGCAACAAATCTTTTCTAAAAATCTatggtcaattttttttctttccaaaaTTCCAAGTACCATTCAGGGTTCGCTGTAGATGAAACATATACGAGTAAAATAGAATTCGCGACGAGTATTGAAGTCGATTCTTGGAAATGcatttaaaaaatgttattataatAGGATTTTCTTTAGCGTAGGTAGGGGGCATACTTTTGAAAGAATAGAATAAGTTATAATAACACTAAGTTTACGAttacaatttcaataataagtAAGGATGAATAAAATTGTAATTAATGTTTCATTGATCAATTTCCGATacttttttgtaaataattcgTGCCATACGACTTGAGTCGAGTTCCGAGTATCTGCACTCATAAAGAacttataaataaaaattgtttgatCACGATGGTCCAAGTTATTTTGCATCTTATTCGTGTCAGTGCTACTAATACGTACCAGATTATTTAAAGCTTTATGCGGTGGAAGTGGCGCCAAATTTGTTTATCTTTTGAAGCACGAAAAGGTTGATCGGTTGAGAAATAGAAATTTATCAATCAGAGTTTGCTACTCCAAATTCTACATAAAGGTTCAGGATTTTCTCCTAttacatgaaatatttcaaataatttgaataacgGCTCGTAGGATGAAAAATAAGATTTTCTGGCTGAAGTGAGAGTACCGCGAATACTGCCCTTCAGATGCTGTAAAGTAAACCCAACCGGCAGCTATCTGCCTCAGATTTAGATAAAAATATTCAGAGATTCGTATATCGGCATTATTAATAAAACTCAGAAAATCTGCTGTAAACAAGCggatttttcatcgaattttaGGAATCTATATATTTCAAAACAGCCCCTTCAACAATTCCTAGGGTTACTGCAAATAACGAaacaaaatgaattattacatcaataattatgaaataaaactaAAACTGTGACGAGTGGAAACTAATCTAGACACATGGATGCTTGTGTTATGTTATTCACACCCACCAGAAGGACAAATATACCATCCTATAAAAAGGGCAATGATGAGAACAATATGATAAAAAGCCATAGGCCATAGGGGTCATGGTCCCCCTCGCGGACCTTAAAAATAAACAAGTGTATCCTGAATTACCGAAAAATATTCGTGGACACTCAGAAGGGAGAAAGATTGGATAAGAACTAGAATGGTTGGAAGAAGGTTAAATAGATTattggcattaatgcatatacaCAGTGCCATTTGCTGTATGTTGATAATATTATCTAAACGTACGCAAGTCAAAGGAATAGGGGatttaaatttgttatttagtttttaatattatttttccaatagatagcttAAGTTATCTgcatctcgcgttgtataagtccgatcgggttccactgaatggcgttagaaagatgagatttcgttcTACAGAAACTTTCGCGACAGTTTTGTGACACTATAGCAAAGAAAAAATACGCaatattttagtttttcaatgcAAGCCAagcagctgaaaatgtaaatagtattTATGGTCTCTATACTGTAATAgacaatcacgcgcaattttggattcgtcgattccgttccggtaatttcgatgtcaaagatgcatcacgcactggaaggccaattgtcgaaaatatcgatgaaaatcatggacattgtcgagttaTGCTTCCATTGCTCAAGAgttaaagattgcacaaaaaaccgtttggaaccatttgcataaggctggtctcaagaagaagctagatgtatgggtaccaggCGAGTTACCACAAAAAAACtcttggaccgaatttccatctgcgaatcgtaACAAAATCGGCCCCATTTTTTAAACGGTTGGTGGCTGCTAATGAAAAGTGGATGACTTACGACAaaaacgtcaagcgaaaacggtcgtggtaaAAACGCGGTCAGCTGTCGGAAACGGTCAAGAAGGTTTTACTGTGTTTtgggtgggattggcagggaattatctaaaTGAGCGCTCCCTTAAGGCACAAATGTTCACTCGCAACTGTATCTTCTGAAGAAAGCAAACGCCCATAAGcgaccaataggagaggaattgtttTCCATGCGGACAACGAAAGGCCTcatacatcgatagtgacttccccggaggttcttatgcatccaccttatagtccggacctgacaTCAAGTGATAACCATCTGTTCCTGtacatggcgaacaattttgctggtgaaaaattcgtttcaacGGAGGGTTGCGAAAATCGACTgcctcaattttttgccaatagggacgggGGCTATGAGAGAGAGGCATACacaaaccttcaaaatggcaacaagttttAGAACAAAACGCATTTTTGATTACCTGTGATGGTGTTTGTGTATAattaaatcggatcattctaactgtggtaattgtttgatgaacttgtttttgtactacagaaattttggaaaatgaaTATGATATGAGTTACTACAATTGTCTTAAATTAATACAGTTgtcttaaataaataaataaataaatacatctTTCTATAAATAAACACTAGACTcagtaggtaccaacaaaaaattccgctattttgctaatctATATGAGCCGTGACATTC
It includes:
- the LOC123670608 gene encoding protein 4.1 homolog isoform X3; translated protein: MPEEKMTVTNDSSPAKSKSSTLSRSTDSTVAQILLLDGNTLNVTIDKRAKGRELLELVCENINLIEKDYFGLIYADRHDDRNWLDLEKRISKFLKSEPWKFNFEVKFYPPDPAQLQEDITRYHLCLQIRNDILKNRLPCSFVTHALLGSYLVQSELGDYDPDNMGRYYLKDFQFAPNQTPDLEEKVMELHKTHKGQSPAEAELHYLENAKKLAMYGVDLHPAKDSEGVDIMLGVCASGLLVYRDRLRINRFAWPKILKISYKRHNFYIKIRPGEFEQFESTIGFKLANHRAAKKLWQTCVEHHTFFRLMSPEISQKSSLFPKLGSKFRYSGRTHYETKKTPIERPAPEFSRSLTGKRLTSRSMDPLGGSKAEDEYNEANKRHTMSSAPEHIPDIDTSPSRVKSQKDKKEKDKLTRIVNKGSTSVSSASSIEGDYEAEQEEDEKPIGGVAVLPAGGLFGKKKDEKENIDENALENGTHDLNSTNESDKSQDAKSKSPGFLFGSKREKSPKDKKEKEQLAQKVKESPDKEKSGGPPVGSPQLPAYTKQYDYVTAEEPGSPRKPFTKGFSYEKPSSSDMEPENLQQSPSTKRATGLAFNYAPGEENKLNSGLRSADDPRKHKYLKDPKADSNAFLEGERYLHLEPPGQKTSITTAIPPTDTKATKPVKLFVITGKKNQKTGRIDLETATVDICPANQNIQTKLIESKYGLIDPSNGTIIVSDPVNGQKEVIQGHIDPATKQIIITSGGVIDPQTNKKDSSLGQIISIASQHQEPPPKSPLAIIPKKRLVKLIVITAKKDPSGRVAAENGFVEHLEAIGDPVTGHIETKYRDIDLINKTVTLKDPKTGKTTVKNIEVDTVLGQVIVRDDILDPRTNKIDNTLGQIIKFGDNNDTILPITAVTAQRNPQTGQVDITKAHKETTNGKADANMGQIITKYGFIDTKKKNITITDPKTGKAEAVPIQFDAQDNIIVLSGVISPITQQKDNNLSQILQVGSEIEPQVKVTSIVGKIDKKGLDPKSVGPVEQTLGLYDPDNNKVYTKYGIYDPLNETLTHVDPKTGKIDIKQGSRDLASGELLFKGINNSKTGKPDNNLARSLKVEVDTAKPYSSQIPGAVEFSSPTAANRTTTPDIKNQVIKLLVISAKKDPKTGQLDMENAFVDQSAGTLHSTGEISSKYGVLDPQKGTLVVTDPTSGKDETLQGVIIPTTGQILVLNGSVIDPKTGKKDNNLCQILTIVGNRPTESKKSVKGALPSHPIPKKRLVKILVITNRKDPKTGAVDPESTTVEKLTATVDPVTGIIESKFGKLDTINGKIIQKDKSGKPIVGSIKFDENTGQIYVPDCVIDPKTGKIDSNLSQVINVVDPQFPAIIVNTVTTARDSKTGALDIDNGRQEITNGKINPETGEIFTKQGTINLVLMKIFTRDPKTGKITEKPVVVDKDDNIIISDIVNPKTGKTDPNLVQVIQVGPEIDPEIQITSFVGKSDNKKNIIDSKNAIPYSSPGLYDPDRNKIFTKYGVLDPIEETLAITDPKSGKLETRQGVVEPNSGELIFKGGFVNPKSGKFEKDLGRSISVKIIEPSIDPVASQQPTIKELTKPEVVEAVKAVEPAISAGQEMKPSKTSVSPAKSSNVSQQKLEVVSAKAEQPVEMVPKHRIVKIMVITGRKDPKTGIIDTELGKLEHITGILDPITGKIETKYGQLDPKTGSMVVKDVSGKSETISGKVDPLTGQILINGGPVIDPSTGRPDPSLGQTFSIVGLKQAQDPNAAPLPRKRIIKITVITTRIDPRTGKIDPEKGQFEQSTALFNPETGLIESKYGLIDPKTGKIIINDPKSGKVDAKQASLNEENGQILVTGGITDPKSGKLDNTLSQLISISGQNDPVVEITTITGKKNATYGCIDFDHSHMENTKGKKISSTGEIVTKYGKIDLKLLKIMTKNSKTGQTETRPIQLDNEGNVIISSGVKDPKTDTLNSDLAQVIKIGGEIDPEVQIVSYIAKIDPKKATIDAKTVSPEISYGIYNPQTHKIDCKYGQLDPLKATLTYMDPKTGKQDVKAGIIDTNSGQILLKGGYINPKTGKIDPNFGRIINVFIREPLIDESGNLIQRELKDVKVDPKTGQVWVYDSQDPITKQEIYSTGYVDPITSYVITLYGYLDPKSGTINKIVKVDSSNVKVDPSTNEVYTKTSEVDDTGSPIYSTSEIDPASGQIFTKYGRIDPKTGKLVIIRIYLINDSEPSGRVREIDPKDCQFDENTGKIINISTQTVYIYSLVDPKTGKIVQVDPNDPLVKSANTKVTQVLTLSGEIDPETGRIHTEWGHIDPQTGDIDPKTARRDPVTGELILNYAQIDPSHFEDLKDLKVKVETYKPGSSDLSSDDDLNEYASENLKDITNLKSSKSKKTVASTTPVIVKTTTKQIVTKDKDGVTQNIEERVEDGRTGEVTVSTQINKADAPVSDDGKSPFVTARAVTTRTATTHEDLGTNARTQQLEEKTVAHSMTSSATRQEQRTVTQEVKTTSTVLSADQDIPGGIVQTESVVYSGDPNIQRTPTTKVPVVATEARKVHLTSEDGNYQATGEIISSQTISSKTRTVETITYKTERDGVVETRVEQKITIQSDGDPIDHDRALAEAIQEATAMNPDMTVEKIEIQQQSAQP